The Arachis hypogaea cultivar Tifrunner chromosome 16, arahy.Tifrunner.gnm2.J5K5, whole genome shotgun sequence genome contains a region encoding:
- the LOC140179957 gene encoding uncharacterized protein, translating to MSPGNEMQGQTYSQNWPAPSQDKGLGQVESANKIIVKGLKKRLDGAKGLWADELGSVLWSYRTTPQTSTRETLFCLTYGVEAIIPVEVGDPSPRRTIGSNDEEAEWNLTDEVRSTAHMRELTLKQRIGLRYNRGVIRREFAPDDLVLRQNDIGAPTPGEGKLTPNWEGPYRIKAVVGKGAYKLERLNGAQTTRTWNAANLRRYYT from the exons ATGTCCCCAGGGAACGAAATGCAAGGGCAGACCTACTCTCAAAACTGGCCAGCACCAAGCCAGGACAAG GGACTCGGACAGGTGGAGTCCGCGAACAAGATAATAGTTAAGGGACTCAAGAAACGACTTGACGGGGCCAAAGGGCTATGGGCCGACGAACTCGGATCAGTCCTCTGGTCATACCGAACCACACCCCAGACATCCACAAGGGAAACCCTGTTCTGCCTGACATACGGCGTAGAAGCCATTATCCCAGTAGAGGTAGGAGACCCAAGCCCCAGGAGAACAATCGGAAGCAACGATGAAGAGGCAGAATGGAACCTCACAGATGAAGTGAGAAGCACAGCCCATATGCGAGAACTAACCTTAAAGCAAAGAATCGGCCTAAGGTATAACCGCGGCGTGATCCGACGGGAGTTCGCACCCGATGACCTCGTCCTACGACAAAACGACATCGGCGCCCCCACCCCTGGAGAAGGAAAACTCACCCCCAATTGGGAAGGCCCATACAGAATCAAGGCAGTAGTAGGGAAGGGAGCATACAAGCTCGAAAGACTCAACGGCGCCCAGACCACAAGGACCTGGAACGCCGCTAACTTGCGACGATATTACACGTAG